One segment of Methylocella silvestris BL2 DNA contains the following:
- a CDS encoding O-acetylhomoserine aminocarboxypropyltransferase/cysteine synthase family protein: MPRPTNKPETLALHAGWRADPATGAVAVPIYQTTSYQFRDTQHAADLFALRELGNIYTRIGNPTLDVLEQRVAAIEGGVAALALASGQAASAFAVQNLARAGDNIVSATDLYGGTWNLFANTLKDQGIEVRFVDPDDPEAFRRATDARTRAYYAETLPNPKLTVLPIAEIAAIGRALGIPLIVDNTAAPILCRPLDHGAAIVVYSATKYLGGHGNSIGGLIVDGGNFDWEGHKERQPALNTPDPSYHGAVWTEAVKPIGPVAYIIKVRTTLLRDIGAALSPFNAFLLLQGIESLPLRIERHVSNAEAVARYLSRHAGVKTVIYPSLQSGATRERADRYLKGGYGGLVGFELSSAEEGRKFIDSLELFYHVANIGDSRSLAIHPATTTHSQLSGEDQLSTGVTPGYVRLSVGVEHIDDIIADLDQALAAATGLSRAA; encoded by the coding sequence ATGCCCCGTCCGACCAACAAGCCGGAGACCCTCGCCCTGCACGCCGGCTGGCGCGCGGACCCCGCGACCGGCGCCGTCGCCGTGCCGATCTACCAGACCACGTCCTATCAATTCCGCGATACGCAGCATGCGGCCGACCTTTTCGCGCTTAGAGAGCTCGGCAATATCTACACCCGTATCGGCAACCCGACGCTCGACGTGCTGGAGCAGCGCGTGGCGGCGATCGAGGGCGGCGTCGCTGCGCTGGCGCTGGCCTCCGGGCAAGCGGCGTCCGCCTTCGCCGTGCAGAACCTCGCCCGCGCCGGCGACAATATCGTCAGCGCCACGGATCTTTATGGCGGCACCTGGAATCTCTTCGCCAACACCTTGAAAGATCAAGGCATTGAGGTGCGGTTCGTCGATCCGGACGACCCGGAGGCGTTTCGGCGCGCCACTGACGCGCGCACCCGCGCCTATTATGCGGAGACGCTGCCCAACCCGAAATTGACCGTCCTGCCGATCGCCGAAATCGCTGCGATCGGCCGCGCGCTCGGCATTCCGCTCATCGTCGACAATACCGCGGCGCCGATCCTTTGCCGGCCGCTCGACCATGGCGCCGCCATCGTCGTTTATTCGGCCACCAAATATCTCGGCGGCCACGGCAATTCGATCGGCGGCCTGATCGTCGACGGCGGCAATTTCGATTGGGAAGGCCACAAGGAGCGCCAGCCCGCGCTGAACACGCCGGACCCGAGCTATCATGGCGCCGTCTGGACCGAGGCGGTGAAGCCGATCGGCCCCGTCGCCTATATCATCAAGGTCCGCACCACCCTGCTCCGCGACATCGGCGCGGCGCTCTCTCCCTTCAACGCGTTTTTGCTGCTGCAAGGCATCGAGAGCCTGCCGCTGCGGATCGAGCGGCACGTCAGCAACGCCGAGGCGGTCGCCCGCTATCTCTCCCGCCACGCTGGGGTCAAGACCGTCATTTACCCCTCGCTCCAGAGCGGCGCGACGCGGGAGCGGGCCGACCGCTATTTGAAGGGCGGCTATGGCGGCCTCGTCGGCTTCGAATTGTCGAGCGCCGAGGAAGGCCGCAAATTTATCGATTCGCTTGAGCTGTTCTACCACGTCGCCAATATCGGCGACTCGCGCAGCCTGGCGATCCACCCGGCGACGACGACGCATTCTCAGCTCTCGGGCGAGGATCAGCTCTCGACCGGCGTGACGCCGGGCTACGTGCGCCTCTCCGTCGGCGTCGAGCATATCGACGACATCATCGCCGACCTCGATCAGGCGCTGGCGGCGGCGACGGGACTGTCGCGCGCCGCCTAG